The following proteins are encoded in a genomic region of Cryptomeria japonica chromosome 11, Sugi_1.0, whole genome shotgun sequence:
- the LOC131860283 gene encoding uncharacterized protein LOC131860283, with the protein MEIMLAANNYFLVVFPYMVDRNRVFEGGPYFFNQVGLFIKPWHVGFNSVEELPSRVPVWVRLPRLPLEFWRDDILHSISLLLGKPIGSARQTQDKKVIYYAQICVEVDLNNPLPDSMEICLESSSWIQQLDYETLPFRCRICHEYGHLQRRCPRNRSVPLGSTDPSNSNPKVDKGKALMPDGPVDKEGSNPVKSHNKGRGQKRSWTDRQNDGVFNKFEVLDDLVQEEGIPVELSFGAKSLGVILEEDKGNDSQELAMMDRQEG; encoded by the coding sequence ATGGAGATTATGTtggcagccaataactattttctggttGTGTTTCCCTACATGGTAGATAGAAATAGAGTCTTTGAAGGAGGTCCATATTTCTTCAATCAGGTTGGGCTCTTTATCAAGCCATGGCATGTGGGCTTCAACTCTGTAGAAGAGCTTCCCTCAAGAGTGCCTGTATGGGTCCGTCTACCAAGGCTTCCACTGGAATTTTGGAGGGATGATATTCTTCACTCAATTTCACTTTTGCTTGGAAAGCCCATTGGTTCGGCTAGGCAAACTCAAGACAAAAAGGTAATTTATTATGCTCAAATTTGTGTGgaagttgatttaaataacccGTTACCAGATTCCATGGAAATTTGTCTGGAATCCTCTTCTTGGATCCAACAATTGGACTATGAAACATTGCCATTTAGATGTCGAATCTGTCATGAGTATGGACACTTGCAAAGGAGATGCCCTAGAAATAGGTCAGTACCTTTAGGGAGTACTGATCCCTCTAATTCCAATCCTAAGGTAGATAAAGGAAAGGCTCTTATGCCTGATGGGCCTGTTGATAAGGAAGGTTCCAATCCTGTTAAGTCTCATAACAAaggaagaggccagaagagatcctGGACAGATAGACAAAATGATGGGGTGTTCAACAAGTTTGAAGTTTTGGATGACTTGGTCCAAGAAGAAGGAATTCCAGTGGAACTTTCTTTTGGGGCTAAATCTTTGGGAGTGATTTTAGAAGAGGACAAAGGTAATGATTCTCAGGAATTGGCTATGATGGATAGACAGGAAGGGTAG